In one window of Lynx canadensis isolate LIC74 chromosome B3, mLynCan4.pri.v2, whole genome shotgun sequence DNA:
- the SPATA5L1 gene encoding spermatogenesis-associated protein 5-like protein 1 isoform X2, whose translation MAPDSGPLPEEPLLKVLPLDAKDRGTQRCRLGPSALRALGAHLGSAVKISLPDGGSCVCTAWLRRDGADGFVQLDPQCASPGAAVEASGFRGNLRLSSLRLVSCPSLRHLSVWPVLREGAGAPGASNPAAVLEAAQELLRNRPVSRGHVVTAPPGAPGPVAALHIVSGAPSPDPAGLVTPRTHIGLSGVPPSEAEPRPEVPLGGLSEAVDSLRELLSLPLRYPRTLAALGLAVPRGVLLAGPPGVGKTQLVRAVVREAGAELLAVSAPALQGARPGETEENVRQVFRRARELASRRPTLLFLDELDALCPRRGGPHRAPESRVVAQVLTLLDGISGDREVVVVASTNRPDALDPALRRPGRFDREVVIGTPTLKQRKAILQVITSKMPISSQVDLSLLAEMTVGYVGADLTALCREAALHALLHSKKNQDNPTIDEADFLEAFKKIQPSSFRSVIGLMDIKPVGWEQIGGLEDVKLKLKQSIEWPLKFPREFVRMGLTQPKGVLLYGPPGCAKTTLVRALATSCHCSFVSVSGADLFSPFVGDSEKVLSQVFRQARANTPAIVFLDEIDSILGSRSISKTECNVQERVLSVLLNELDGVGLKTTERRGSKSDQQVRVARSF comes from the exons ATGGCTCCGGACTCAGGTCCCCTTCCTGAAGAGCCGCTCTTAAAGGTGCTACCCTTAGACGCTAAGGACAGGGGCACTCAGCGCTGTCGCTTGGGCCCGTCCGCCCTCCGCGCTTTGGGCGCGCACTTGGGCTCGGCGGTGAAGATCTCTCTGCCTGACGGCGGCTCCTGCGTCTGCACCGCCTGGCTGCGGCGGGACGGAGCAGACGGCTTTGTTCAACTGGATCCCCAGTGCGCGAGCCCCGGGGCGGCCGTGGAGGCTTCAGGGTTCCGGGGTAATCTCCGCTTAAGCAGCCTCCGCCTGGTGTCCTGCCCGTCGCTGCGGCACCTCAGTGTGTGGCCGGTGTTGCGGGAGGGGGCGGGCGCGCCCGGGGCCTCGAATCCAGCCGCGGTACTGGAGGCGGCGCAGGAGCTTCTCAGGAACCGACCTGTCTCCCGGGGCCACGTGGTGACCGCTCCGCCGGGCGCCCCGGGTCCCGTAGCCGCGCTGCACATCGTCAGCGGGGCGCCCAGCCCGGATCCGGCCGGGCTAGTCACTCCTCGCACCCACATCGGTCTCAGCGGGGTGCCTCCGTCGGAAGCGGAGCCACGGCCCGAGGTGCCCTTGGGGGGCCTTTCGGAGGCGGTCGACTCGTTGCGGGAGCTCCTCAGCCTGCCGCTCCGCTACCCTCGCACCTTGGCGGCCCTGGGGCTGGCAGTGCCTCGCGGGGTGCTCCTGGCGGGTCCCCCCGGAGTGGGCAAGACTCAGCTAGTGCGGGCCGTGGTCCGGGAAGCGGGCGCGGAGCTGCTGGCAGTGAGCGCCCCCGCGCTACAGGGCGCCCGGCCCGGGGAGACCGAGGAGAACGTGAGGCAGGTCTTCCGGCGCGCGCGGGAGCTGGCCAGCCGCAGAcccaccctcctcttcctggACGAGTTGGACGCCCTGTGTCCCCGGCGGGGCGGCCCACACCGAGCCCCCGAGAGCCGCGTGGTGGCCCAGGTGTTGACGCTGCTAGACGGCATCAGTGGGGACCGCGAGGTGGTGGTCGTGGCATCCACCAACCGGCCGGACGCTCTAGACCCAGCGCTGCGCAGACCGGGGAGATTTGACCGAGAG GTTGTCATTGGGACTCCCACACTTAAACAAAGAAAGGCGATACTCCAGGTGATTACCTCAAAGATGCCCATCTCCAGTCAAGTCGATTTGAGCCTCCTTGCAGAAATGACAGTTGGTTACGTTGGTGCGGACTTGACTGCACTTTGTAGAGAAGCTGCCCTGCATGCTCTCCTTCATAGTAAGAAG AACCAGGACAACCCGACTATTGATGAAGCAGACTTCCTTGAAGCTTTCAAAAAGATTCAACCCTCATCCTTTCGAAGTGTCATTGGACTGATGGACATCAAGCCTGTTGGCTGGGAGCAGATTGGTGGCCTCGAAGATGTAAAACTGAAGTTAAAACAG AGTATTGAGTGGCCTCTAAAATTCCCTCGGGAATTTGTCAGGATGGGCCTGACACAGCCAAAGGGAGTTCTCCTGTATGGTCCCCCTGGATGTGCTAAAACCACCCTGGTGAGGGCCCTGGCCACAAGCTGTCATTGCTCTTTTGTTTCAGTGAGTGGAGCtgatctcttttctccttttgttggAGATTCAGAAAAAGTCTTGtctcag GTATTTCGACAAGCAAGAGCAAATACTCCAGCAATTGTGTTTTTGGATGAAATTGATTCAATCTTGGGCTCTCGATCCATCAGCAAAACAGAATGTAATGTTCAAGAGCGTGTTCTTTCTGTTCTCCTGAATGAATTAGATGGTGTAGGACTGAAGActacagagagaagaggaagtaaATCAGATCAACAGG